A genomic window from Fimbriimonadaceae bacterium includes:
- a CDS encoding DUF1800 domain-containing protein, whose protein sequence is MTTREQVAHLLRRYGLGASRSELDACEKLGVKGTLARLLDYDSIDEGFPVSPWEFCFQTNGQVQTDPARIARWWALRLLMTKRPLQEKLTLFWHDHFAVSGSKVESGPMLLVYLDALRAHAGGRFRTLLGAVTKDPAMLRWLDNDLSVKGSPNENYARELMELFTIGIGNYTEKDVQESARALTGWSLRSAIQGGNQATAKARLMAAVEKGVPLIASSYSEGYHDEGVKTILGKSAPFDTETLLDLLADKPETAKALATKLWEFFAYPNPEPSVVERTAKVFRSSKGDIKAVLASIANSKEFWSERCVRGQVKSPVDFTVAVIRQLELGDRVLQGREANADWTTPIPQYTNGVAEIVLGTMRRQGMTLLYPPDVAGWNWGTAWVSPAMMVERERLATALLGPGRGQGTAAILVARAKEAGATSAEGVVDVLIDLFDAPCRPEQRSVLVEAFEKGGGMAVLGNVQKASNALAPVVRLMFSAPEFHFC, encoded by the coding sequence ATGACCACCCGCGAGCAAGTCGCCCACCTGTTGCGACGTTACGGACTTGGCGCCTCGCGTTCCGAACTGGACGCTTGTGAGAAGCTCGGCGTCAAAGGCACTTTGGCGCGGTTGCTCGACTACGATTCGATCGACGAAGGGTTCCCGGTCAGCCCGTGGGAGTTCTGTTTCCAAACCAACGGCCAGGTGCAAACCGACCCTGCCCGCATTGCTCGGTGGTGGGCTTTGCGCCTGTTGATGACCAAGCGGCCGCTGCAGGAGAAGCTCACGCTCTTTTGGCACGACCACTTCGCGGTCAGTGGATCGAAGGTCGAGTCGGGCCCGATGCTGCTCGTCTACCTGGACGCTCTGCGCGCGCACGCAGGCGGGCGTTTCCGGACGCTGCTCGGCGCCGTGACCAAGGACCCGGCCATGTTGCGCTGGCTGGACAACGACTTGAGCGTCAAGGGAAGCCCGAACGAGAACTACGCGCGCGAACTGATGGAGCTTTTCACGATCGGGATCGGGAACTACACGGAGAAGGACGTTCAGGAGTCGGCGCGCGCCCTCACTGGCTGGAGCCTCCGTTCCGCCATCCAGGGCGGCAATCAAGCGACGGCCAAGGCGCGGCTGATGGCGGCCGTCGAGAAGGGCGTGCCCCTGATCGCTTCGTCGTACAGCGAGGGATACCACGACGAGGGGGTCAAGACGATCCTGGGCAAGAGCGCGCCGTTCGATACCGAGACGCTGCTCGACCTGCTGGCCGACAAGCCGGAGACGGCGAAGGCGCTGGCGACCAAGCTGTGGGAGTTCTTCGCCTACCCCAACCCCGAGCCGTCGGTCGTCGAGCGGACGGCCAAGGTCTTCCGTTCATCGAAGGGCGACATCAAGGCCGTTCTGGCGTCGATCGCAAACTCGAAGGAGTTCTGGAGCGAGCGGTGCGTTCGGGGCCAGGTGAAGAGCCCGGTCGATTTCACGGTCGCGGTCATTCGGCAGCTCGAGTTGGGGGACCGTGTGCTTCAGGGTCGGGAGGCGAACGCGGATTGGACGACGCCGATTCCGCAGTACACGAACGGCGTCGCCGAGATCGTGCTGGGCACGATGCGCCGCCAGGGGATGACGTTGCTGTACCCGCCCGACGTCGCGGGTTGGAACTGGGGGACCGCGTGGGTGAGCCCGGCGATGATGGTCGAGCGCGAGCGTCTGGCCACCGCGCTGTTGGGCCCCGGACGGGGCCAGGGGACCGCGGCGATCCTCGTCGCGCGTGCGAAGGAGGCCGGCGCGACCAGCGCCGAGGGTGTCGTGGACGTCTTGATCGACCTGTTCGACGCGCCTTGCCGACCCGAGCAGCGCTCCGTGCTGGTCGAGGCCTTTGAAAAGGGCGGCGGAATGGCCGTGCTCGGGAATGTCCAGAAGGCATCGAACGCGTTGGCGCCCGTGGTCCGGCTGATGTTCAGTGCGCCCGAGTTCCACTTCTGCTGA